The Anaerobranca gottschalkii DSM 13577 nucleotide sequence TTCCTGAACCTATAATAGCAAAGAATTTTTTTGAGAATATACGTATATCAAAACCTAGATATATAAGAGATCAATTGTTAATCATCAAAGAAGCAATAAAAGATCAAACAACTGATACTATTGAAAAAGGGCTAAACTTTTGTATAAAAAATAAGCTATACAGTGCGGCAGACTTTAAGGATGCTGTAAAACATTATGCAAAAGAACAAACTAGGATTGTTAATGATAGTAACATAGAAATTAAAGCTCTCTCTTTAACAAGTATGGAAAAAATTAAAACCAAACCTCAAGTAAGGGATATTTTAGAATATGCCGATATTATTAAATCAAATATGTAATAGATTTTAAGAAAAAAGGAGGACTATGGTGATTGCTACAATAGACAATATCAAAGGTATGTTAAATACCCTTAAAATATCTCACTCTGCATCAGCTTTAGAAAAAATCTTAGAATTATCTAATGAAAAAGGGTTATCTTATGAGAAATTCTTAGAAAACTTGTTAGAACATGAAATTAAATCTAGAAGTGAAAAAAAGATTGAACAAAGGTTAAAACAAGCTTTATTTCCTGAATACAAGACTATTGATGAGTTTGATTTAGCGGAGCAACAGTCATTAAGTAGACGACAATTAAATCAACTTTTAGAATTTACATGGATTGAGCAAGGTTTTAACTTAATCATGCTTGGTCCTCCTGGTGTAGGGAAAACTCATCTAGCTATAGGGCTTGGTATACATGCTATACACAGTGGGTATAAAGTTATTTTTACTACTATGAATGACCTTATATACTATCTTAAAACTCAGGAAATATTACGTTCTGCTCAAACTCGTTTAAAACGTATCACAGAGGCTGATCTTGTAATTATTGATGATCTTATGTTTATGGCTATGGAAAAGCATGAGGCTAACCTTTTCTTTCAGTTAATCAATAAACTTTATGGCCAAACATCCATTATTATCACTTCTAATAAAGGACCAGAAGACTGGGGAGAATTATTAGGAGATCCTGCAATAACTACTGCTATCCTTGATAGAATAGTCCATAAATGTGAAGTGATAAATTTATGTGGTGATAGTTATCGATTGAAATACAGAACTTCCATTTTTGGTAAAAATTAGGTGTAAAAAATTATTTATCAAAATTTGTAAAAAAGTACTTGACGTTTACACTATTTGTTGAGATAAAGTTGTAATTGATGTAGTTATAGGAATTCCTAGAATAATAACTGTAATATAAGAGCTGAGTGACAAGTAATTATTGGTATACAAAAATGCACCATAGAATAACAAAAAAACAAGAGGGATTATAGATAATATAAACCCTATGGACATGAAAACAACC carries:
- the istB gene encoding IS21-like element helper ATPase IstB is translated as MVIATIDNIKGMLNTLKISHSASALEKILELSNEKGLSYEKFLENLLEHEIKSRSEKKIEQRLKQALFPEYKTIDEFDLAEQQSLSRRQLNQLLEFTWIEQGFNLIMLGPPGVGKTHLAIGLGIHAIHSGYKVIFTTMNDLIYYLKTQEILRSAQTRLKRITEADLVIIDDLMFMAMEKHEANLFFQLINKLYGQTSIIITSNKGPEDWGELLGDPAITTAILDRIVHKCEVINLCGDSYRLKYRTSIFGKN